The Vibrio astriarenae genome contains a region encoding:
- a CDS encoding 3'-5' exonuclease encodes MIKRLLEKPTVDWAGKFAKRASLSAHPALKDFYQSGLPDGDTPLKDVRFLAMDFETTGLDYKEDSIISIGVVPFDLNRIYLREALEWRIRPRKQLSEDSVVIHGITHSDLVDAPDFEDVIAEVLQSMQGVVTVVHYHHIERRFLDHEFRSRYGDRVEFPLVDTMAIESAIQQKMNGGLLNRLKGKTTESVRLAKSRERYGLPTYSPHHALTDAIATAELLQAQIHYSQWQESRIKEIWI; translated from the coding sequence ATGATTAAACGTTTACTCGAAAAACCGACTGTCGACTGGGCTGGCAAGTTTGCAAAACGCGCTTCTTTAAGTGCGCACCCTGCATTGAAGGATTTTTATCAATCCGGGCTACCCGATGGTGATACGCCTTTAAAGGACGTTCGATTTCTTGCAATGGATTTTGAAACCACTGGCCTTGACTATAAAGAGGACAGCATTATATCCATCGGTGTGGTTCCCTTCGACCTCAACCGCATCTATTTGCGTGAAGCGCTAGAGTGGAGAATTAGACCAAGAAAGCAACTCAGTGAGGACTCGGTTGTCATTCACGGCATCACCCACTCTGATCTCGTCGACGCGCCTGATTTTGAGGATGTGATCGCAGAAGTATTACAATCTATGCAAGGCGTGGTCACCGTAGTTCACTACCATCATATTGAGCGTCGGTTCCTCGATCATGAGTTTCGCAGTCGTTATGGAGACAGGGTTGAGTTCCCCTTAGTCGATACCATGGCGATAGAATCAGCAATACAGCAAAAAATGAATGGCGGCCTTTTAAATAGATTGAAAGGCAAAACCACCGAATCGGTTAGACTGGCCAAATCTCGCGAGAGATATGGCTTGCCAACTTACTCACCTCACCATGCCCTCACCGATGCCATTGCGACAGCCGAGCTTCTTCAAGCTCAAATCCACTACAGCCAATGGCAGGAAAGTCGAATAAAAGAAATATGGATATGA
- a CDS encoding heme NO-binding domain-containing protein — MKGIIFTEFLELVEQEFGLEVLDKVLDLSDDEGIYTSVGSYDHKDLVKLIVNLSKTTDVPPDQLQEVFGETVFKNLLATLPSNATLKDCAHCFEFVRHVEEYIHVEVKKLYPDANPPKFEFISESETELVFDYKSARCMAHVCVGLLKGCAKHFNQTIDMTMSPLNEQGSEVRFTVTAT; from the coding sequence ATGAAAGGAATCATTTTTACCGAGTTTTTGGAGCTCGTCGAGCAAGAGTTTGGTTTAGAGGTACTTGATAAGGTACTTGACCTGTCTGATGATGAGGGGATATACACCTCTGTGGGCAGTTACGACCACAAAGATCTGGTTAAACTTATTGTCAACTTGAGCAAAACAACGGACGTGCCACCAGATCAACTACAAGAAGTCTTCGGTGAAACCGTCTTCAAAAACTTGCTCGCTACGCTGCCATCTAATGCAACGCTAAAGGACTGTGCCCATTGCTTCGAATTTGTCCGTCACGTTGAAGAGTATATCCACGTAGAAGTGAAAAAACTCTACCCAGATGCCAATCCGCCAAAGTTTGAGTTTATTTCAGAGTCAGAAACTGAACTCGTTTTCGATTACAAAAGCGCACGCTGCATGGCTCATGTCTGCGTTGGCCTACTAAAAGGATGCGCTAAACACTTCAATCAAACCATAGACATGACAATGTCGCCGCTCAATGAGCAAGGCAGTGAAGTTCGCTTCACGGTGACTGCGACCTAA
- a CDS encoding ATP-binding protein: MMRKLAREIASRKQAEQLLEQKSLELFQANQRLEVAIAQLEKTSADNIVKLEFQQQIDSLLIYFGQAFLNHHLDDVLIGNLVKRIVETPLVQSCYIQLNRDLLLNLQKSGYGNSELEKSVDDTHWNEQTLYLVLTANRTRIGVLSVEVLNENYELEFFQRSFQLVADLLCGAVNRQIIIDTNIESRKKAEKSEQATRDFVAMINHELRTPLNGLLGSSELLQQTSLDNHQLELVNNLSQSGEFLRVIINDLLDFSKINAGMFELIPSNFAFSHLLSSLTSIFEPKATEKSLKFSILCSQSLPKAFEGDLERITQILVNLIGNAIKFTDSGSVTVRFDWSKGTLNFEVEDTGIGISQKAQEKLFQPFTQEDRSSKRNFEGTGLGLAICHQLVELMGGTLSLNSVIDKGTRFFGHIPLRALTESEAKPAVTKNAKAQALPDNLSILVVEDIKMNQLIINQMLGKLGIEPDIKENGVEALEAIETKQYDLVFMDCRMPVMDGFEATAKMRAAGFTQPILALTASTTLAERELCIESGMNDILTKPYRAEEISNALAKWLLDTFSN; encoded by the coding sequence ATGATGAGAAAGCTTGCTAGGGAGATTGCATCTCGCAAGCAAGCGGAGCAACTGCTTGAACAAAAAAGCCTCGAACTGTTCCAAGCTAACCAAAGGCTAGAAGTTGCGATCGCTCAACTCGAGAAAACCTCTGCCGACAATATTGTTAAACTAGAGTTTCAGCAACAGATCGACTCCTTACTGATCTATTTTGGCCAAGCCTTTCTCAACCATCACCTAGATGACGTGTTAATTGGTAATCTCGTCAAGCGCATAGTCGAAACACCTCTTGTTCAATCTTGTTATATTCAGCTTAATCGAGACCTGCTTCTGAACCTGCAAAAGAGTGGTTATGGAAACAGTGAACTAGAAAAGAGTGTCGATGATACACATTGGAATGAGCAGACTCTCTACTTGGTACTGACTGCCAACAGAACTAGAATTGGCGTATTGAGCGTCGAGGTCTTGAATGAAAACTACGAGCTCGAATTTTTCCAACGTTCATTTCAGCTTGTCGCGGACCTACTCTGCGGCGCGGTAAACCGTCAGATCATCATCGATACCAATATTGAATCTCGTAAAAAAGCAGAAAAATCTGAGCAAGCTACTCGTGACTTTGTCGCCATGATTAATCACGAATTACGCACACCACTGAACGGGTTACTCGGCAGTTCCGAGCTTTTACAGCAAACCAGCCTCGATAACCACCAGCTCGAGCTTGTCAATAACCTTTCTCAATCTGGCGAATTTCTTCGTGTTATTATTAACGACCTACTCGATTTCAGTAAGATCAATGCAGGCATGTTCGAACTGATACCGAGTAACTTTGCTTTTTCTCACCTACTCTCTTCTTTAACCAGCATTTTTGAACCGAAAGCGACGGAAAAATCCCTTAAGTTTTCTATTCTCTGCTCTCAATCACTACCCAAAGCCTTTGAGGGTGATTTAGAGCGAATAACTCAAATCTTGGTTAACCTGATCGGTAATGCTATCAAGTTCACGGATTCTGGGTCCGTAACTGTTCGTTTTGATTGGTCTAAAGGTACCCTCAATTTTGAAGTGGAAGATACAGGTATTGGCATTAGTCAAAAAGCTCAAGAGAAGCTTTTCCAGCCTTTCACTCAAGAAGACCGTTCAAGTAAGCGAAATTTCGAAGGGACTGGTCTTGGTTTGGCTATCTGTCACCAACTGGTTGAACTGATGGGAGGCACTCTCTCACTCAACAGTGTCATCGACAAAGGTACTCGCTTTTTCGGACACATTCCTTTGAGAGCTCTTACTGAAAGTGAAGCGAAGCCTGCAGTCACTAAAAATGCAAAAGCGCAAGCTCTCCCAGATAACCTTTCCATTTTAGTTGTCGAAGATATCAAGATGAATCAGTTGATAATTAACCAGATGCTCGGCAAACTGGGGATAGAGCCAGATATAAAAGAGAATGGTGTTGAAGCCTTAGAGGCGATAGAGACCAAGCAGTATGACCTTGTCTTTATGGACTGTCGCATGCCTGTCATGGATGGATTTGAAGCCACTGCCAAAATGAGAGCGGCCGGTTTCACCCAACCCATACTCGCATTGACCGCCAGTACAACACTTGCTGAACGTGAGTTATGTATTGAATCTGGAATGAATGATATTTTGACTAAACCTTATCGTGCGGAAGAGATATCAAACGCTCTAGCAAAATGGTTACTAGATACATTCTCAAATTGA
- a CDS encoding STAS domain-containing protein, which translates to MELQTHAINEQLLSLAIIGDFDASGSKQAQICIDSLLQADDHKEIEIDLAQVEFLDSSGIGAIVYFYKRLVEAERQMRIENAHGQPLKMMELLRIGQAIPLNKHNSVTVANQELATTH; encoded by the coding sequence ATGGAACTACAAACTCACGCTATCAACGAACAACTACTTTCTCTAGCAATCATCGGTGACTTTGACGCATCAGGAAGTAAGCAAGCACAAATCTGTATCGATTCTCTACTACAAGCCGATGATCACAAAGAGATCGAAATAGACCTGGCTCAAGTCGAGTTTCTAGACTCATCGGGCATCGGCGCCATCGTTTACTTTTACAAACGACTAGTCGAGGCGGAAAGACAAATGCGCATCGAGAACGCACATGGTCAGCCGCTAAAAATGATGGAGTTATTGCGCATTGGTCAGGCAATTCCTCTAAACAAACATAATTCAGTGACGGTAGCAAACCAGGAACTTGCCACTACTCACTAA
- a CDS encoding OmpA family protein, producing the protein MALGKTKILLATTAALSLIAGCSNYPDHGDGGMAEYTALPEYSPVLPDEPLGPEHGLRFDFHLTQLHLDQLILQGAEWCFPASVVQAKTKEKRIARELEGDLLLDAANDIIIQRKNLALLERRLDYVTNEAECVPPEHNLAFQSEVTVINHLVDILNVDNQFAVDSVEVNPKYMGNLAEAANILKEHPHLNLNVTGHTDATGTERYNDSLAMGRAKQVERYLVIFGLTPARIKTLSVGESLPLFEGETPGVRLTNRRVSIDIISTRKQGGGGSNAGY; encoded by the coding sequence ATGGCGCTAGGGAAAACAAAAATACTATTGGCAACAACGGCTGCGTTATCTTTGATAGCAGGTTGTTCCAACTACCCAGACCATGGTGATGGTGGTATGGCAGAGTATACGGCGCTTCCGGAATACTCTCCCGTACTACCAGATGAACCTCTTGGCCCTGAGCACGGCCTGCGCTTCGACTTTCACCTTACGCAACTTCATCTCGACCAACTCATTCTTCAAGGCGCTGAATGGTGCTTCCCAGCGTCGGTCGTTCAAGCAAAAACCAAAGAGAAACGTATCGCACGAGAGCTTGAGGGTGATTTGCTACTAGACGCAGCTAACGACATTATTATTCAGCGCAAGAATCTCGCGCTGCTAGAGCGAAGACTCGATTACGTAACGAACGAAGCCGAGTGCGTGCCTCCAGAGCACAACTTAGCCTTTCAGAGCGAAGTTACTGTTATCAATCATCTTGTTGATATCTTAAACGTTGATAACCAGTTTGCCGTCGACTCGGTAGAGGTGAATCCGAAATATATGGGGAATCTTGCCGAAGCGGCTAATATCCTCAAAGAACACCCTCACTTGAACTTGAATGTGACAGGCCATACTGATGCAACGGGGACAGAGCGATATAATGACTCGCTTGCCATGGGTAGAGCAAAACAGGTGGAACGTTATTTAGTGATTTTTGGTTTAACACCAGCTCGAATCAAAACACTCTCTGTCGGCGAATCCCTCCCGCTCTTCGAGGGAGAAACGCCGGGAGTTAGATTAACCAATCGCCGTGTGAGTATTGATATCATCTCAACTCGCAAACAAGGCGGGGGAGGCTCTAATGCAGGTTATTAG